One stretch of Streptococcus australis DNA includes these proteins:
- the plsX gene encoding phosphate acyltransferase PlsX has translation MKKIAVDAMGGDYAPQAIVEGVNQALADFSDIEIQLYGDESKIKQYLTATERVSIIHTDEKINSDDEPTKAIRKKKNASMVLAAKAVKEGEADAVLSAGNTGALLAAGFFIVGRIKNIDRPGLMSTLPTVDGKGFDMLDLGANAENTAQHLHQYAVLGSFYAKNVRGISKPRVGLLNNGTESSKGDPLRKETYDLLVADESLNFVGNVEARDLMNGVADVVVTDGFTGNAVLKSIEGTALGIMGLLKNAITGGGLRAKLGALLLKDSLKGLKTQLNYSDVGGAVLFGVKASVVKTHGSSDAKAVYSTIRQIRTMLETDVVAQTAREFSGE, from the coding sequence ATGAAAAAAATTGCAGTAGATGCTATGGGGGGCGATTACGCACCTCAAGCCATCGTTGAGGGGGTCAATCAAGCCCTAGCTGACTTTTCAGATATTGAGATTCAACTCTATGGAGATGAAAGCAAGATCAAGCAATATCTAACAGCGACAGAGCGTGTTAGCATTATCCATACGGATGAGAAAATTAACTCAGACGATGAGCCGACAAAAGCTATCCGTAAGAAGAAAAATGCCAGCATGGTATTGGCAGCCAAGGCAGTCAAGGAGGGAGAAGCAGACGCTGTCCTCTCTGCAGGCAACACAGGTGCCTTGTTGGCAGCAGGATTCTTCATCGTGGGTCGTATCAAGAACATCGATCGTCCTGGGCTTATGTCGACCTTGCCGACTGTAGATGGGAAGGGTTTTGATATGCTAGACCTCGGTGCCAATGCGGAAAATACAGCTCAACACCTGCATCAATATGCTGTCCTAGGTTCCTTCTACGCGAAAAATGTTCGTGGAATTTCGAAACCACGTGTTGGTTTGCTCAACAATGGAACAGAAAGCAGCAAGGGAGATCCCCTTCGCAAGGAAACATACGACTTGCTAGTAGCTGATGAAAGTTTGAACTTTGTCGGAAATGTGGAAGCGCGTGATCTGATGAATGGCGTTGCGGATGTTGTCGTAACAGATGGTTTCACGGGAAACGCTGTTCTCAAATCTATCGAAGGGACCGCTTTGGGAATCATGGGCTTACTTAAAAATGCTATTACAGGTGGTGGACTTCGAGCGAAGCTAGGTGCTCTACTTCTCAAGGATAGTCTTAAGGGGTTGAAGACACAGCTCAACTATTCAGATGTTGGAGGGGCAGTCTTGTTTGGTGTCAAGGCGTCAGTTGTAAAGACTCATGGTTCCAGTGATGCCAAGGCTGTGTACAGTACGATTCGCCAGATTCGTACCATGCTCGAAACAGACGTAGTTGCTCAGACTGCGCGTGAATTTTCAGGAGAATAA
- a CDS encoding dUTP diphosphatase: MKIRGFELVSSFTDENLLPKRETAHAAGYDLKVAERTVIAPGEIVLVPTGVKAYMQPTEVLYLYDRSSNPRKKGLVLINSVGVIDGDYYGNPGNEGHIFAQMKNITEQEVVLEVGERVVQAVFAPFLIADGDEADGVRTGGFGSTGH; encoded by the coding sequence ATGAAAATTCGTGGTTTTGAATTGGTTTCGAGTTTTACAGATGAAAATTTATTGCCGAAGCGTGAGACAGCTCATGCAGCTGGCTATGACTTAAAGGTTGCGGAACGCACTGTGATTGCTCCGGGAGAGATTGTTCTCGTCCCAACAGGAGTAAAGGCTTATATGCAGCCGACAGAAGTTCTCTATCTTTATGATCGTTCTTCAAATCCTCGTAAGAAGGGTTTGGTTTTGATTAACTCCGTTGGGGTCATTGATGGGGATTATTATGGAAATCCTGGGAATGAAGGCCATATCTTTGCTCAGATGAAAAACATTACTGAACAGGAAGTCGTCCTCGAAGTTGGAGAACGTGTGGTTCAGGCTGTCTTTGCACCATTTTTGATTGCAGATGGAGATGAGGCAGATGGCGTGCGAACTGGTGGATTTGGATCGACTGGACACTAG
- a CDS encoding N-acetylmuramoyl-L-alanine amidase family protein, translating into MDIDTSRLRTDLPQVGEQPYRQIHAHSTGNPNSTAQNEADYHMRRPVDSGFFSHVVGNGRVMQTWYTDMGAYDVGGGWNVEGYGQVELIESHSTKEEFMRDYKLYVELLRNLADEAGIPKTLDSDSLAGIKTHQYCTYNQPRNYSDHVDPYPYLAKWGISHEQFKKDIEGGLSEAGWKRNETGWWWEESDGSYPTKRWKKINNEWFYFDERGYCLINRWFNDGKDWFYLDKRGAMVTGWMFLNHRWYFFKSDGRMATGWVKYRETWYFMEEKDGYMLSKQFIKSGDGWYYLKANGELHTDPAFKTEPDGLITIIDKPKEEK; encoded by the coding sequence ATGGATATTGATACAAGTAGACTAAGAACTGACTTACCGCAAGTTGGAGAACAACCCTATCGTCAGATTCACGCCCATTCAACGGGTAATCCAAATTCAACTGCCCAAAATGAAGCAGACTACCACATGCGTCGTCCTGTTGATTCAGGCTTTTTCTCGCACGTTGTCGGCAACGGCCGTGTGATGCAGACCTGGTACACAGATATGGGAGCCTACGATGTAGGAGGTGGCTGGAACGTTGAAGGCTATGGACAAGTAGAATTGATTGAAAGTCATAGCACAAAAGAAGAGTTTATGCGCGATTACAAGCTCTATGTTGAACTACTGCGCAACCTTGCTGATGAAGCAGGCATCCCTAAAACTCTTGACTCTGATAGCCTTGCAGGCATCAAGACACATCAGTATTGTACATACAATCAACCTCGAAACTACTCTGACCATGTGGATCCATACCCTTACTTGGCAAAATGGGGCATTAGCCATGAGCAATTCAAGAAAGATATTGAAGGTGGTCTATCTGAAGCTGGCTGGAAACGTAATGAAACCGGCTGGTGGTGGGAAGAGTCAGATGGCTCTTATCCGACAAAACGCTGGAAGAAAATCAATAATGAGTGGTTCTACTTTGATGAACGTGGATACTGCCTAATCAACCGTTGGTTCAACGATGGTAAAGACTGGTTCTATCTTGATAAGCGTGGGGCAATGGTCACAGGCTGGATGTTCCTCAACCATCGCTGGTACTTCTTCAAATCAGACGGGCGCATGGCCACTGGTTGGGTGAAATACCGTGAAACCTGGTATTTCATGGAAGAAAAAGATGGCTATATGCTATCTAAGCAATTCATAAAATCTGGTGATGGCTGGTACTATTTGAAAGCCAACGGTGAACTTCACACAGATCCAGCTTTCAAAACCGAACCAGACGGGCTTATCACTATAATTGACAAACCAAAAGAAGAAAAATAA
- a CDS encoding DUF1366 domain-containing protein — translation MKLEYGTKSQEFDASGKEFATKVTLVNSDGAIVPIMLPADKISLSNTELFELALEALYQENFPNRAENEKFNKVNEQIQKSQENVAKVEQAATDNKENLDAVSAITEVLIALAISQNGGMPTYAYNKVAEFIKPLVKSTRYGNGDIVAMPYPFDTNPKWPKGTKTIFKFQMQATEGYTWKEQALAEMLQQGVLTVVMPRIE, via the coding sequence ATGAAATTAGAGTACGGGACAAAGTCCCAAGAATTTGACGCAAGCGGCAAAGAATTCGCTACAAAGGTCACACTTGTTAATTCAGATGGTGCTATCGTACCTATCATGCTACCGGCTGATAAAATCAGCTTGTCCAATACTGAGCTTTTTGAGTTAGCTCTGGAGGCCCTTTATCAAGAGAATTTCCCAAACCGTGCTGAAAATGAAAAATTCAACAAGGTAAATGAGCAAATCCAGAAAAGCCAAGAGAATGTGGCAAAGGTAGAACAGGCTGCAACTGATAACAAGGAAAATCTGGATGCAGTATCAGCTATCACTGAAGTTCTCATCGCTTTAGCCATCTCTCAAAACGGAGGTATGCCTACTTATGCTTACAACAAAGTGGCTGAGTTCATCAAACCGCTTGTTAAAAGTACACGGTATGGAAACGGCGATATCGTCGCTATGCCATATCCGTTTGACACCAATCCGAAATGGCCAAAAGGAACCAAGACTATTTTCAAGTTCCAAATGCAAGCCACAGAGGGCTACACTTGGAAAGAACAGGCTCTTGCTGAGATGCTTCAGCAAGGTGTGCTGACCGTGGTCATGCCACGTATTGAGTAA
- the recO gene encoding DNA repair protein RecO produces MIQSITSQGLVLYNRNFREDDKLVKIFTEQAGKRMFFVKHAGQSKLAPVIQPLVLARFLLRINDDGLSYIEDYHEVMTFPNINSDLFVMAYATYVAALADASLQDNQQDAPLFAFLRKTLELMEAGLDYQVLTNIFEIQILTRFGLSLNFNECVFCHRVGQAFDFSFKYEACLCPEHYHEDERRCHLNPNIPYLLNQFQAIDFETLETISLKSEIKQDLRKFIDQIYEEYVGIHLKSKKFIDSLADWGQLLKEEDK; encoded by the coding sequence ATGATTCAGTCTATAACGAGTCAAGGCTTGGTGCTCTACAATCGTAACTTTCGTGAGGATGACAAGCTAGTCAAGATCTTTACCGAGCAGGCGGGCAAGCGCATGTTTTTCGTCAAACACGCTGGCCAGTCCAAACTAGCTCCAGTTATTCAGCCCTTGGTGTTAGCACGATTTCTCTTGCGAATCAATGATGACGGGCTTAGCTACATCGAGGACTACCATGAGGTGATGACCTTTCCCAATATTAATAGTGATCTCTTTGTCATGGCCTATGCGACCTATGTTGCTGCCCTTGCAGATGCTAGTTTGCAGGACAATCAGCAGGATGCTCCCTTGTTTGCTTTCTTGAGGAAGACTCTAGAGTTGATGGAAGCGGGTTTGGATTATCAGGTTTTAACCAATATTTTTGAAATTCAAATCTTAACCCGATTTGGGCTTAGCCTTAATTTTAATGAGTGTGTCTTTTGCCATCGGGTCGGTCAGGCCTTTGACTTTTCTTTTAAATATGAAGCCTGCCTCTGTCCAGAGCATTATCATGAGGATGAGAGACGTTGCCATCTGAATCCCAATATCCCTTATCTTCTCAATCAATTTCAAGCCATTGATTTTGAGACCTTGGAGACCATTTCGCTCAAGTCTGAAATCAAGCAAGACTTGCGCAAGTTTATAGACCAAATCTATGAAGAGTACGTTGGGATTCACCTAAAATCAAAGAAATTTATTGATTCCCTAGCAGACTGGGGACAATTACTAAAAGAGGAAGACAAATGA
- a CDS encoding pyridoxal phosphate-dependent aminotransferase, protein MDLTKRFNKQLDKIQVSLIRQFDQAISEIPGVLRLTLGEPDFTTPDHVKEAAKRAIDQNQSYYTGMSGLLTLRQAASDFVKEKYQLDYNPENEILVTIGATEALSATLTAILEEGDKVLLPAPAYPGYEPIVNLVGAEIVEIDTTENGFVLTPEMLEKAILEQGDKLKAVILNYPANPTGITYSREQLEALADVLRKYEIFVVCDEVYSELTYTGEAHVSLGTMLRDQAIIINGLSKSHAMTGWRLGFIFAPAAFTSQLIKSHQYLVTAANTMAQHAAVEALTAGKNDAEPMKKEYIQRRDYIIEKMTALGFEIIKPDGAFYIFAKIPAGYNQDSFAFLKDFAYKKAVAFIPGAAFGRYGEGYVRLSYAASMETIREAMKRLEEYMREA, encoded by the coding sequence ATGGACTTAACCAAGCGCTTTAATAAACAATTAGATAAGATTCAAGTGTCCTTGATTCGTCAGTTTGATCAGGCAATTTCAGAGATCCCTGGAGTTCTGCGTTTGACCTTGGGAGAGCCTGACTTTACAACGCCAGATCATGTCAAGGAGGCAGCTAAGCGAGCCATTGACCAGAACCAGTCCTACTATACAGGGATGAGCGGTTTACTGACCTTGCGCCAGGCAGCCAGTGATTTTGTAAAAGAAAAATACCAGCTAGATTATAATCCTGAAAATGAAATCTTGGTTACAATTGGGGCGACAGAGGCTTTATCTGCTACTTTGACGGCTATTTTGGAAGAGGGGGACAAGGTACTCTTGCCAGCTCCTGCCTATCCAGGATATGAGCCGATTGTCAATCTAGTTGGGGCAGAGATTGTCGAGATTGATACAACTGAAAATGGTTTTGTCTTGACTCCTGAGATGTTGGAAAAGGCCATTTTGGAGCAAGGGGACAAGCTCAAAGCGGTTATTCTCAACTATCCAGCCAATCCGACAGGAATTACTTATAGTCGGGAGCAGTTGGAAGCCTTGGCAGACGTTTTACGCAAGTATGAGATTTTCGTTGTCTGTGATGAGGTTTACTCAGAATTAACCTATACAGGCGAAGCCCATGTATCTCTGGGAACTATGCTGAGAGACCAGGCTATTATTATCAATGGCTTGTCTAAATCGCATGCTATGACAGGTTGGCGTTTAGGCTTTATCTTTGCTCCTGCAGCTTTCACATCTCAGTTAATCAAGAGTCACCAATATTTGGTTACTGCCGCAAATACTATGGCTCAACATGCTGCAGTGGAGGCTTTGACCGCTGGTAAAAACGACGCAGAGCCTATGAAGAAGGAATACATTCAGCGTCGAGATTATATCATCGAAAAGATGACTGCTCTTGGTTTTGAGATTATCAAACCAGACGGGGCCTTCTATATCTTTGCTAAGATTCCAGCGGGCTACAATCAAGACTCCTTTGCTTTTCTTAAGGATTTTGCCTATAAGAAGGCCGTTGCCTTTATCCCTGGTGCAGCCTTTGGGCGTTACGGAGAAGGCTATGTTCGCCTGTCTTATGCAGCCAGCATGGAAACGATCAGAGAGGCAATGAAACGACTTGAGGAGTACATGAGAGAAGCATGA
- a CDS encoding YeiH family protein, translating into MSFLSKNGAGILACLVISIVSWYLGGFFPVVGAPVFAIFAGMLLHPFLSSYKQLDAGLTFSSKKLLQYAVILLGFGLNISQVFAVGQSSLPVILSTISIALILAYLFQRFFALDTKLATLIGVGSSICGGSAIAATAPVIHAKEKEVAQAISVIFFFNILAALIFPTLGTWLHLSNEGFALFAGTAVNDTSSVTATASAWDSLYQTNTLESATIVKLTRTLAIIPITLFLSYWQSHQQKNSQGFQLKKVFPLFILYFILASLLTTLLTSLGVSSSFFTPLKQLSKFLIIMAMSAIGLKTNLIGMVRSSGKSIVLGALCWIAIILTSLGMQALIGIF; encoded by the coding sequence ATGTCATTTTTATCAAAAAATGGGGCAGGAATCTTAGCCTGCCTTGTCATTTCTATCGTGTCTTGGTACCTAGGAGGATTCTTTCCTGTCGTGGGAGCACCTGTCTTTGCTATTTTTGCGGGAATGCTCCTTCATCCTTTTCTCTCTTCCTACAAACAACTGGATGCTGGATTAACCTTTAGTTCAAAAAAATTGCTTCAATATGCCGTTATCTTGCTCGGTTTTGGTCTCAATATCTCGCAGGTCTTTGCAGTTGGCCAATCTTCGCTCCCTGTCATCCTGTCCACCATTTCAATAGCTTTGATTCTTGCCTACCTCTTCCAGCGTTTCTTTGCGCTAGACACAAAACTAGCTACCTTGATTGGAGTGGGATCTTCTATCTGTGGTGGCTCTGCCATTGCTGCGACAGCACCCGTTATCCATGCCAAGGAAAAAGAAGTAGCCCAAGCCATTTCCGTTATCTTTTTCTTCAATATCTTAGCGGCACTTATCTTTCCAACTCTAGGAACCTGGCTTCACCTATCCAATGAAGGCTTCGCCCTCTTTGCAGGAACTGCGGTCAATGATACTTCTTCTGTAACGGCCACAGCTAGTGCTTGGGACAGTCTCTACCAGACCAATACCCTTGAGTCTGCAACCATTGTTAAACTCACACGCACCCTTGCCATTATTCCTATCACGCTCTTTCTCTCCTACTGGCAAAGTCACCAGCAAAAAAACAGCCAGGGTTTCCAACTAAAAAAAGTCTTCCCACTTTTTATCCTTTATTTCATCCTAGCCTCTCTCTTAACGACTCTTCTCACCTCTCTCGGTGTGTCCAGTAGCTTCTTCACCCCTCTCAAACAACTCTCCAAATTTCTCATTATCATGGCCATGAGTGCCATCGGTCTCAAAACCAATCTGATTGGCATGGTTAGATCCAGTGGCAAATCTATTGTCCTTGGGGCCCTTTGCTGGATTGCCATCATCCTTACCAGCCTAGGCATGCAGGCATTGATTGGTATTTTTTAA
- a CDS encoding phage holin, translating into MQQITEIIIASATGILTVLAGIAVKSIKDFLIKKGGEKTIKIVEILAKNAVNAVEQVAQETGFKGEEKLEQARTKIRAELNKYNISMTDKDLDTFVESAVKQMNDAWKGE; encoded by the coding sequence ATGCAACAAATTACTGAAATCATTATCGCTTCAGCTACTGGAATCTTGACTGTTTTGGCTGGTATCGCGGTCAAATCGATTAAGGATTTTTTGATTAAAAAAGGCGGTGAAAAGACCATCAAGATTGTCGAAATCCTTGCTAAGAACGCGGTCAACGCTGTGGAGCAAGTAGCTCAAGAGACAGGCTTCAAGGGCGAGGAAAAGCTGGAACAAGCCCGTACGAAAATCCGTGCTGAACTCAATAAGTACAATATCAGCATGACTGATAAGGACTTGGATACATTCGTTGAGTCAGCAGTCAAACAGATGAATGATGCGTGGAAAGGGGAATAA
- a CDS encoding ribose-phosphate diphosphokinase, with amino-acid sequence MSFSDLKLFALSSNRELAERVAQEIGIELGKSTVRQFSDGEIQVNIEESIRGKHVFILQSTSSPVNDNLLEILIMVDALKRASAESVNVVMPYYGYARQDRKARAREPITSKLVANMLEVAGVDRLLTIDLHAAQIQGFFDIPVDHLMGAPLIADYFERRGMVGSDYVVVSPDHGGVTRARKLAEFLKTPIAIIDKRRSVDKMNTSEVMNIIGKVEGKTCILIDDMIDTAGTICHAADALAEAGAVEVYASCTHPVLSGPAMDNIQKSAIKKLVVLDTIYLPEERLIDKIEQISIAHLLGDAIVRIHEKRPLSPLFSIEKKI; translated from the coding sequence ATGTCTTTTTCTGATTTAAAGCTGTTTGCCCTTTCTTCTAATAGAGAATTGGCAGAGCGTGTGGCGCAAGAAATTGGGATAGAGTTGGGGAAATCGACTGTTCGCCAATTTTCAGATGGGGAGATTCAAGTCAACATAGAAGAATCAATCCGTGGAAAACACGTCTTTATCCTACAATCAACTAGTTCACCAGTAAATGATAATCTACTTGAGATTTTGATTATGGTAGATGCTTTGAAGCGTGCAAGTGCAGAATCTGTCAACGTTGTCATGCCTTACTATGGTTACGCACGTCAGGATAGAAAAGCGAGAGCGCGTGAGCCAATCACTTCAAAACTCGTTGCCAATATGCTAGAAGTGGCTGGAGTGGATCGTTTGTTGACGATTGATTTGCACGCTGCACAGATTCAGGGATTCTTTGATATTCCTGTAGATCACTTGATGGGTGCTCCATTGATTGCGGACTATTTTGAACGTCGTGGCATGGTTGGCTCTGACTACGTGGTTGTCAGCCCAGACCATGGTGGGGTGACTCGTGCTCGTAAATTGGCAGAGTTTTTGAAAACTCCGATTGCGATTATTGACAAACGCCGTAGTGTAGACAAGATGAATACCAGTGAAGTGATGAACATTATCGGTAAGGTAGAAGGTAAGACTTGTATCTTGATTGACGACATGATCGATACAGCTGGAACCATTTGTCATGCAGCGGATGCTCTTGCTGAAGCGGGTGCTGTTGAAGTATATGCAAGCTGTACGCACCCAGTACTTTCTGGTCCTGCTATGGATAATATCCAAAAATCAGCTATTAAAAAATTGGTTGTTTTGGATACCATCTACCTACCAGAAGAGCGTTTGATTGATAAGATTGAACAAATTTCGATTGCCCACCTTCTAGGAGATGCCATCGTGCGTATCCATGAAAAACGCCCTCTTTCTCCTTTGTTTAGCATTGAGAAAAAGATTTAA
- a CDS encoding acyl carrier protein, translating into MTEKEIFDRVVTIIQERQGEDFVVAEALSLKDDLDADSVDLMEFVLTLEDEFGIEISDEEIDQLQSVADVVGTIKGKI; encoded by the coding sequence ATGACAGAAAAAGAAATTTTTGACCGTGTTGTAACCATTATCCAAGAGCGACAGGGAGAAGACTTTGTCGTGGCAGAAGCCTTGAGTTTGAAAGACGACCTAGATGCAGACTCAGTAGACTTGATGGAGTTCGTCCTAACGCTAGAAGATGAATTTGGTATCGAGATCAGCGATGAGGAAATCGACCAACTTCAAAGCGTAGCAGATGTGGTCGGAACTATTAAAGGTAAGATATAG
- the radA gene encoding DNA repair protein RadA yields MAKKKATFVCQNCEYNSPKYLGRCPNCGSWSSFIEEIEVAEVKNARVSLTGEKTKPMKLAEVTSINVNRTKTEMEEFNRVLGGGVVPGSLVLIGGDPGIGKSTLLLQVSTQLSQVGTVLYVSGEESAQQIKLRAERLGDIDSEFYLYAETNMQSVRAEVERIQPDFLIIDSIQTIMSPEISGVQGSVSQVREVTAELMQLAKTNNIAIFIVGHVTKEGTLAGPRMLEHMVDTVLYFEGERHHTFRILRAVKNRFGSTNEIGIFEMQSGGLVEVLNPSQVFLEERLDGATGSSIVVTMEGTRPILAEVQALVTPTMFGNAKRTTTGLDFNRASLIMAVLEKRAGLLLQNQDAYLKSAGGVKLDEPAIDLAVAVAIASSYKDKPTNPQECFVGELGLTGEIRRVNRIEQRINEAAKLGFTKIYVPKNSLTGITPPKEIQVIGVTTIQEVLKMVFA; encoded by the coding sequence ATCGCAAAGAAAAAAGCGACATTTGTGTGTCAAAATTGTGAATATAATTCACCTAAGTATCTAGGACGTTGTCCCAACTGTGGGTCTTGGTCTTCTTTTATAGAAGAAATCGAGGTTGCAGAGGTTAAGAATGCGCGTGTGTCCTTGACAGGTGAAAAAACCAAGCCTATGAAACTGGCTGAGGTGACTTCAATCAACGTCAATCGAACCAAGACGGAGATGGAGGAATTCAACCGTGTACTTGGAGGTGGAGTGGTACCAGGGAGTCTCGTCCTTATCGGTGGGGATCCAGGAATCGGGAAATCAACCCTTCTCCTACAAGTTTCAACCCAGCTGTCTCAAGTGGGTACGGTTCTCTATGTCAGTGGGGAGGAGTCTGCCCAGCAGATTAAACTCCGTGCAGAGCGCTTGGGGGATATTGATAGCGAGTTTTATCTCTACGCAGAGACCAATATGCAGAGTGTTCGTGCAGAAGTAGAAAGAATTCAGCCAGACTTTCTCATCATTGACTCCATCCAGACTATCATGTCTCCTGAGATTTCAGGGGTACAAGGATCGGTGTCTCAGGTGCGAGAGGTGACAGCTGAGCTCATGCAGCTGGCAAAGACTAATAACATTGCCATCTTTATCGTAGGGCATGTGACCAAGGAGGGCACTCTGGCTGGTCCTCGTATGTTGGAGCATATGGTGGATACGGTACTTTACTTTGAAGGGGAACGTCACCATACCTTTCGTATCTTGAGAGCAGTCAAAAACCGTTTTGGCTCCACTAATGAGATTGGGATTTTTGAGATGCAGTCGGGCGGATTGGTTGAGGTGCTCAATCCGAGTCAAGTTTTCCTAGAGGAGCGTTTGGATGGGGCTACTGGCTCGTCAATTGTTGTGACCATGGAAGGGACCCGTCCGATTTTGGCGGAGGTTCAGGCTTTGGTAACACCAACCATGTTTGGAAATGCTAAACGCACGACGACAGGACTTGATTTCAATCGTGCAAGTCTGATTATGGCTGTTTTGGAAAAACGAGCAGGGCTTCTCTTGCAAAATCAGGATGCCTATCTCAAATCTGCTGGTGGTGTCAAATTAGATGAGCCTGCTATTGATTTAGCCGTTGCAGTGGCTATTGCCTCTAGTTACAAGGACAAGCCAACCAATCCTCAGGAATGCTTTGTAGGAGAGTTAGGTTTGACTGGAGAAATTCGACGCGTGAATCGTATCGAACAGCGCATCAATGAAGCTGCTAAACTGGGTTTTACTAAGATTTATGTACCTAAGAATTCCTTGACAGGCATTACTCCACCTAAGGAAATCCAGGTAATCGGAGTGACGACTATTCAGGAAGTTTTGAAAATGGTCTTTGCTTAA
- a CDS encoding beta-class carbonic anhydrase: MSYFEQFMQANQAYVALHGKLNLPLKPKTRVAIVTCMDSRLHVAQALGLALGDAHILRNAGGRVTEDMIRSLVISQQQMGTREIVVLHHTDCGAQTFQNESFHEHLKHELGVDVSDQDFLPFQDVEESVREDMQLLRESPLIPDDVAISGAVYDVDTGSMREVY, encoded by the coding sequence GTGTCGTATTTTGAACAGTTTATGCAAGCCAATCAGGCTTATGTTGCCCTTCATGGGAAATTAAATCTGCCACTTAAGCCAAAAACCAGAGTAGCTATCGTGACCTGCATGGACTCGCGGCTACACGTCGCACAAGCTTTAGGTTTGGCACTTGGGGATGCCCATATCCTGCGGAATGCGGGTGGTCGAGTGACAGAGGATATGATTCGTTCTCTGGTGATCTCCCAGCAACAAATGGGCACACGTGAAATTGTGGTGCTTCACCATACAGACTGTGGAGCTCAAACCTTTCAAAATGAAAGTTTTCATGAACATTTGAAACACGAGCTCGGGGTTGATGTGTCTGATCAAGATTTTTTACCATTCCAGGATGTTGAAGAGAGTGTGAGAGAGGATATGCAGTTGCTTCGAGAATCTCCACTGATTCCTGATGATGTGGCTATTTCAGGTGCGGTTTACGATGTGGATACAGGGAGTATGAGAGAAGTATACTAA
- a CDS encoding CoA-binding protein — MSQEFINPSDGVVRQYLATSKTLAVVGLSEREETTSNRVTKEMQARGYKIIPVNPKAEGGEILGEKAYASLAEIPFPVDIVNVYRRSEFLPDVARDFLKADAKIFWGQLGLESLEAEKILRAGGCDDIVMNRCIKREHTRLILEQ, encoded by the coding sequence ATGAGCCAAGAATTTATCAATCCAAGTGATGGAGTGGTCCGTCAGTATCTGGCAACCAGTAAAACGTTAGCAGTGGTGGGCTTGTCCGAACGTGAGGAGACAACCAGCAATCGAGTGACCAAGGAAATGCAGGCTCGAGGCTATAAAATCATTCCAGTTAATCCCAAGGCTGAAGGTGGTGAAATTTTGGGAGAAAAGGCTTATGCCAGTCTAGCTGAGATTCCTTTTCCTGTAGATATTGTCAATGTTTACCGTCGCAGCGAGTTTCTGCCAGATGTGGCGCGTGATTTTCTCAAGGCTGATGCCAAGATTTTTTGGGGACAACTAGGACTTGAAAGTCTAGAAGCAGAAAAAATCCTGCGTGCTGGAGGATGCGATGACATCGTGATGAATCGCTGTATCAAGAGAGAACATACACGCTTAATTCTTGAACAATAA
- a CDS encoding histidine phosphatase family protein, with translation MACELVDLDRLDTRMEIIFVRHGEPDYRELEERSYTGFGMDLAPLSKEGRQQAQELCQNPLLGSADILVSSAVTRALETAFYVSCATGLSLRVEPLLHEWQVYETGIENFERARCLFLENKGELLPNSPIQYETAAEMKSRFLESMAKYREHQTVVVIAHRMLIRQFVPNEKIDFCQVIECEVEI, from the coding sequence ATGGCGTGCGAACTGGTGGATTTGGATCGACTGGACACTAGGATGGAAATCATCTTTGTACGTCACGGGGAGCCAGATTACCGTGAGTTAGAGGAACGTTCTTATACAGGTTTTGGGATGGATTTAGCACCTTTATCTAAGGAAGGACGGCAACAAGCTCAGGAACTTTGCCAAAATCCTTTGCTTGGCTCAGCTGATATACTGGTGTCTTCTGCAGTGACGCGAGCATTAGAAACGGCTTTTTATGTATCTTGTGCTACAGGCCTTTCCTTGAGGGTAGAGCCTTTGTTACACGAATGGCAGGTTTATGAAACAGGTATAGAGAACTTTGAAAGAGCTAGATGTCTGTTTTTAGAAAACAAGGGGGAGTTGCTTCCTAATAGTCCTATTCAGTATGAGACAGCTGCGGAAATGAAGTCTCGATTTCTAGAATCTATGGCTAAGTATCGAGAACATCAGACTGTAGTTGTTATAGCTCATCGTATGCTAATACGTCAGTTTGTGCCAAATGAGAAGATTGATTTTTGCCAAGTAATTGAGTGTGAGGTAGAAATTTAG